In Paraglaciecola sp. T6c, the sequence CTGAGTCTTGTGGGTCGAGCTCTCGACTCACCAGCGTTTGCAAGGAACTCACAATACGACTGGCCAACACAATAGGGTCTTTGGTGGTATGGGGATAAGCGCCGTGACCACCCGCCCCTTTGACAATCACATCGACACTGTCAACGTTGGCCAAGGCAAATTCTGGGGTATAACCTATGGTGCCAGCGGGTAAACCCGCAGCATCATGAAATGCGAGTGCATAATCGGGTTTCGGGAATCGCTCGTATAACCCATCGGCCAGCATGTCACGTGCCCCCTTCCCGCGCTCTTCTGCCGGTTGCAAAATCATCACTAACGTACCAGACCATTTATCTTTCATCGATGTCAGCGCTTGCGCCGTGCCGACCCAACTGGTCATGTGGGTATCATGTCCGCAGGCGTGCATAACGCCAGATTCGATGCCATCTTCTGTGGTAGCGCGCACCTTTGAGGCAAAGGGCAATCCTGTTTGCTCTATCACTGGCAGGCCATCCATATCAGCGCGGATCATCACCACAGGACCAGGGCCATTTTTCAGTACCGCGACCACGCCAGTCCCCCCTACCTTTTCGGTGACGTCAAAGCCTAAAGCTTTGGCGCGTTTGGCCAATTTTGCTGCGGTGTTCACCTCAAAGCCACTTAATTCAGGATGCGCATGCAGGTCTTTATATAACGCCATGAGTTTGGGCATATCACTACTGACTTTATCACTCACGCTATCAGCATAGGCACTTTGGCTTAAACTCAGGCTGAAACAAAATGGAATAGCTGCAATGGCTAGATTAAGGCGGCGTAATTTCATGGTAATTCCCTTGAATGTGGTAGTGTTTAGCCTTAGCTAAAATCGAGTAATGATATAAAAATAATCATGATGTTTAACACGTTAGCATGAATCCGCCTCACTGAACCAGTCATAGGACGATCGATGACCGAGCAAAAACTGCACATTAGCTTGCCCACCAGAAATATCCTTAGCAATTTGTTATAAAAGCGAGATCTAGCCGCCACGATTGTTTAGGATAGCCAACATTACCGTCGTTACTCTTTTCACGAGATCTTATACTTGCGTTTACGTCATATAGAAATATTTCATGCTATTTATACCACGGGCTCAATTACCAACGCGGCTAAAATTTTGCACGTATCGCAACCTGCCGTGAGTAAAGTGCTGCTTCATGCAGAGCAGCAATTAGGGTTTGCGTTATTTACTCGTAACAAAGGCCGCTTGATCCCAACCCCTGAAGCAAACATGTTGTTTCATGAAGTGGACAAAATACATCAGCAAATGCGTACTATCGATAACACTGCGCACAACATAAAACATGCTCACTCGGGCAACATTAATATTGGTATTACCCCGGCGTTGGGGTTTGACATATTGCCAAGAGCCATCGCTCGCTATCATCAGCAGCACCCAAACGTGAGCTTCAGCATTAATACCGTACACAACGACGCGGTCTTACAAAGCCTTATTGAGCATAAATCTGATGTGGCCGTTTTGTTTCATCCGAGCCCTAAATTAGGCGTAGATAGCATTGAATGTGGGCAGTCTGAGTTGGTAGTTGTTTACCCTAAAGCGTTATTCCCTGATGCACCTTCGCTGCTTAGCATCGAAGCCTTGGCAAATGTTAGCTTTATTGGTATTAGTGATTCAGGCCCATTGGGGGATATGCTCTACAGTCGTTTGCAAAGCGAAAACATGCAGCCTCATAGTCCTATACAGGTACAAACCTATTTTATTGCAGCAAGATTAGTGGCACAGGGCTTAGGGGTATGCGTAGTAGACAAACACACGGCGCTAGGAAATTTAAATGATAACATCGCCATGGCATCGTTCACCCCGCCCCTTAGCTTTTCTATTAATGCCCTGCATTTACAAAACAGGCCACTGTCTAAAGTAGTCCAGGGGTTTCTGCCGTATCTACAAGCAGAAATAACCTAAAAGCGCAGCAGAAGGTTGTGCAGATCCGGGGCCAACCTTAAGCGATAGCCTAAGCCATGTCTTAAGCTACAACCCAAGCCATAACCTGAAGTTATACCCCTGCTATACCTAGTCACTTTATTTTCCCGAACACCACGCTAGGATGCACTTATCAATCAGTAAATTGGCACTTCTAAAGGATATATTCATGGTGATTCAAGCCCCCTATTTGTTGTTTATCGGCGATGCTACCGATGCTCTGTCGATCAAAATGGCCCAAAGTGTCGCTCACTGGCGCCCTGACCTATGCGTCGGTGAATTCAGTGTCGAAGGCTGCACCGTAAGCACAGGATTAAACAAACTAAGCATCGAAGAAGCCGCCAAAAACGGCGCTAAAAGCTTGGTGCTTGGCTTTGCAAACAGTGGCGGTATTTTAGATAAAAAATGGTTACCGTTAATTGAATTAGCCATTAAAAAAGGCATGCATATCGTTAGTGGACTACATCAAAAACTGACCAGCTACCCTGAGCTAGTTCACTGCGCGCAGCAGTATGATGTTGAATTGCTTGATATTCGCCATCCCACCACGGCTTTTAGTACAGGCACAGGCCGCAAACGGGCCGGCAAGCGCTTATTGACCGTCGGCACAGATTGTTCGGTAGGTAAAATGTATACCTCGTTGAGCCTTGAACACGCCATGGTTAAACAAAACATAGCGGTTGATTTTCGCGCCACTGGCCAGTGCGGTATTTTAGTGGCAGGTGCGGGTGTGGCAATTGATTGTGTGGTGGCTGATTTTATTTCGGGTGCGGCTGAGTCATTGTCCCCCGACGCCAGTGACGACCACTGGGATGTGATTGAAGGACAAGGCTCATTGTCACACCCGGCTTTTGCAGGCGTAAGTTTAGGCTTATTGCATGGCTCACAGCCTGATGCATTGGTTATTTGCCACGCGCTTAATCGCACGCATATGCGCGGCTTACCTAATACCGCCTTCCCAAGTATTGAGGCCACCATTGCCCTTAACTTACAAGCAGCCCGTTTAACCAACCCTGATGTAGTTGTAGCTGGTATTAGTGTGAATACGTCTGCTGTTAGCGTGGAAGAAGGCCGTGCTATTTGTCAGCAGTTAAGCGAGCAGTTTTCGCTGCCCTGTGTTGACCCGCTTCGCGATGGGACCGATGCCATCGTCGCCGCATTGCCAATCTAAGCTAAAGGCTTCACATAAACTCAAGACATAATCCGTAAGCTAAGGGTATCGCCTTTGGTTAAACGCAAAAATACAGGAGAAAACAGCATGGGTTTTCAAGTTGAGGCTTACCAACAAGCGCTGCCTCTTAAAAGTGTATTTCGTATTGCACGAGGTGCTAAAACACAAGCCGATGTAGTGGTGGTCACCTTAACCGATGGCGTACACACAGGCTGGGCTGAATCAGTCCCTTATGCCCGCTACCAAGAGTCAGTGCAAAGTGTACTGGAGCAAATTGACCAAACGGCTAAGAGCTTGGCTACATTCGAGGGCGATATGAGCGGAGTTCGCGCGCGCATTAATGCAATGCCCTCAGGTGCTGCGCGCAATGTTATGGACTGCGCCCTGTGGGATTTAGTGGCGAAGTCACAACAAAAATCTGTGGCACAACTATTGTCTGTATCAACCCCAGCGCCCTGCGTGACGGCGCAAACGCTAAGCATAGACACGCCCGAAGCCATGGCCGCAGCGGCGAAAGCTCTGGGCCATCCTCCACTGATTAAAGTGAAATTGGATAACCAAGACATCGTCGAGAAGATGCAAGCCATACATTTAGCTTCCCCCGACAGCCAGTTTATTGTGGATGCCAATGAAGGTTGGTCTATCGACGATTTAAAAGCCTGCGGTGATAACTTAAAAGCACTGAATGTAATCTTAATTGAACAGCCGTTACCGGTAGGCGACGACGCAGATTTAATAGATTACAGCTGCCCCGTGCCACTATGCGCCGATGAAAGTTGCCATACCCGTGAAGAATTGGCTTACCTAAAAGGCCGCTATGATGCAGTTAATATTAAGTTGGATAAAACAGGTGGCTTAACGGAGGCCTATGCTCTCGCCCAAGAAGCCCAAGCAATGGGCTTTGAAATAATGATTGGGTGCATGGTGGGTAGCTCTCTAGCCATGGCGCCGATTTCTTTGTTAAGTGACTGGGCTAAATACGTGGATTTAGACGGCCCACTGTTAATTAAAACAGACAGAGAAAATGGCTTTGCGATTAAAGACGGCGTGATGCAACCTTTAAACCCCGCGTTATGGGGTTCCCCACAAAGCCAAGTGATTTTGGAAAGATAGAGTGGTTTCACTAAAAAGCCGGCCCCGTTAATCGGTTCCGGCTTTTTCATAACGTATGAGGTTCATATCACTGGTGTCATCAAAAGCGCTCTATCGCCCAGTTTAACGCCACTAATGCAATACCAATGGAAGCACCAGGCATGACCCAGCGACGGTACAGCGCTGTTTTTGCAAGTAAAATCAGTAACGGTAAAGCAACTAACACTATCGCCAGCTGGCCAATTTCTACCCCTAAATTAAACGCTAAGATAGAGAGTAATTTCTGATCCCCCGGTAAACCGAGCTCCCCCAAAACGCCGGCAAATCCCATTCCGTGTAGCAAACCGAAAGCAAAAGTGAGCCACCCCAAACGTAAGATTATGGGCTTCACATTATTCAAGGCTGCAAATAACACCGAAATCGCAATGCCAAATTCCACCCAGCGACTGCTCGGTATTATCCAGCCTAATGCTGTGGCAGTCAGGGTGATTGAATGCGCTAACGTAAACGCACTGATGATCCACACTGTGGTGCTCAGTACGTTCTTTAACTGTGGATTTCGTTGCCATTGCC encodes:
- a CDS encoding amidohydrolase; the protein is MKLRRLNLAIAAIPFCFSLSLSQSAYADSVSDKVSSDMPKLMALYKDLHAHPELSGFEVNTAAKLAKRAKALGFDVTEKVGGTGVVAVLKNGPGPVVMIRADMDGLPVIEQTGLPFASKVRATTEDGIESGVMHACGHDTHMTSWVGTAQALTSMKDKWSGTLVMILQPAEERGKGARDMLADGLYERFPKPDYALAFHDAAGLPAGTIGYTPEFALANVDSVDVIVKGAGGHGAYPHTTKDPIVLASRIVSSLQTLVSRELDPQDSAVVTVGSFHAGAKHNIISDKATLLLTVRSYSDETRQALLDGIARIAKGEAIAAGMPEALMPEVNIKDEYTPATYNTPEFTHKMADVFTQRFGEKRVVQTPAVMGGEDFSRFYRADKNIQSLIFWVGGVEQGDWDKAKENGTSLPSLHSPYWAPEADAVITTATEALTAAALNIMHKS
- the dgcN gene encoding N-acetyltransferase DgcN; the protein is MVIQAPYLLFIGDATDALSIKMAQSVAHWRPDLCVGEFSVEGCTVSTGLNKLSIEEAAKNGAKSLVLGFANSGGILDKKWLPLIELAIKKGMHIVSGLHQKLTSYPELVHCAQQYDVELLDIRHPTTAFSTGTGRKRAGKRLLTVGTDCSVGKMYTSLSLEHAMVKQNIAVDFRATGQCGILVAGAGVAIDCVVADFISGAAESLSPDASDDHWDVIEGQGSLSHPAFAGVSLGLLHGSQPDALVICHALNRTHMRGLPNTAFPSIEATIALNLQAARLTNPDVVVAGISVNTSAVSVEEGRAICQQLSEQFSLPCVDPLRDGTDAIVAALPI
- a CDS encoding LysR family transcriptional regulator, whose product is MRLRHIEIFHAIYTTGSITNAAKILHVSQPAVSKVLLHAEQQLGFALFTRNKGRLIPTPEANMLFHEVDKIHQQMRTIDNTAHNIKHAHSGNINIGITPALGFDILPRAIARYHQQHPNVSFSINTVHNDAVLQSLIEHKSDVAVLFHPSPKLGVDSIECGQSELVVVYPKALFPDAPSLLSIEALANVSFIGISDSGPLGDMLYSRLQSENMQPHSPIQVQTYFIAARLVAQGLGVCVVDKHTALGNLNDNIAMASFTPPLSFSINALHLQNRPLSKVVQGFLPYLQAEIT
- the dgcA gene encoding N-acetyl-D-Glu racemase DgcA; this encodes MGFQVEAYQQALPLKSVFRIARGAKTQADVVVVTLTDGVHTGWAESVPYARYQESVQSVLEQIDQTAKSLATFEGDMSGVRARINAMPSGAARNVMDCALWDLVAKSQQKSVAQLLSVSTPAPCVTAQTLSIDTPEAMAAAAKALGHPPLIKVKLDNQDIVEKMQAIHLASPDSQFIVDANEGWSIDDLKACGDNLKALNVILIEQPLPVGDDADLIDYSCPVPLCADESCHTREELAYLKGRYDAVNIKLDKTGGLTEAYALAQEAQAMGFEIMIGCMVGSSLAMAPISLLSDWAKYVDLDGPLLIKTDRENGFAIKDGVMQPLNPALWGSPQSQVILER